In Mastigocladopsis repens PCC 10914, a single window of DNA contains:
- the sbcC gene encoding exonuclease subunit SbcC codes for MIPIQLTLKNFLSYRDATLDFRGLHTACICGSNGAGKSSLLEAITWAIWGESRASSEDDVIQTGAKEVRVDFIFEANQQTYRVIRTRVRGGSGALEFQIQIPTGFRALTGKGLRATQDLILEHIKLDYDTFINSAYLRQGRADEFMLKRPNERKEILAELLKLNQYDELEERAKELSRQFKARTEELERCLDSLKSQLQQREATAQKQADLESEINQLQQVQAFDNIQIQSLQVVQHQRQNWEQQLNFVRQQYQNLTQDCDRLQQEHSAIDTQFCSLEELLSQEAEISAGYTQYQTLQSQEEAMGAQFEEYTRAQHTRQQKQQQLTKQINEIERQLQHAEAQLAALQQQEQELQQTLSKSDEVEAALAQLAAARNRVAQMDQLQLQVAPLLQQRATLQSQLDRAHAGLVARLEQLEATANQLQRQHRRLPQLQQAVMEVAMQIEELEKKRVYLQRVQEKGQERRHLIERLQVHQRDFEKLLGELQQKLQMLQNPNAICPLCERPLDEHHWDRVVDKTKIEYKDAEDELWIVRERMAVSDREIQVLRQEYREICQQLSPYDTLREQRGQLAAQLQATSDVQQQLQHIVAEKQQLERSLQMGDYAHDTYAELQQLEQYLQQLNYNEQDHALARNEVERWRWAEIRLSQIKDAVKRQAQIEARKPEIQAQITQLHTRIQQEVTESECARQIAALERYITEIGYVSEEHNNLRMAARKAQSWQLRYQQLVGAQQQYPQLKTRLQELEESLQGRLTERQKLAKQIENIVQQLEESANPSVQIQTLEQQLASRRRQLDEQIAQLGRLQQLAHQLETLQLQYEQQQQQLQETRRQHRIYQELSQAFGKNGIQALMIENVLPQLEVETNQLLSRLSANQLHVQFVTQRAGKSGKASKKNTKLIDTLDILIADARGTRAYETYSGGEAFRINFAIRLALAKLLAQRAGAALQLLIVDEGFGTQDAEGCDRLIAAINAIASDFACILTVTHMPHLKEAFQARIEVSKTQNGSQLRLSI; via the coding sequence ATGATCCCAATTCAACTGACCCTCAAAAACTTCCTCAGTTACCGCGATGCTACTTTAGATTTTCGCGGGTTACACACGGCTTGTATTTGTGGTTCCAATGGCGCTGGAAAATCTTCTCTCCTCGAAGCTATCACTTGGGCTATTTGGGGTGAAAGCAGAGCCTCTAGCGAAGATGATGTTATCCAAACAGGTGCAAAAGAAGTTAGAGTTGATTTCATCTTTGAAGCAAACCAGCAAACATATAGAGTGATTCGCACCCGAGTACGGGGTGGGAGTGGTGCTCTGGAATTTCAAATACAAATACCTACTGGGTTTCGCGCACTTACCGGCAAAGGGTTAAGGGCAACACAAGATTTAATTCTAGAACACATTAAGCTTGATTACGACACTTTCATCAATTCGGCATATCTACGTCAAGGTCGTGCAGATGAATTCATGCTCAAGCGACCTAACGAACGTAAGGAAATATTAGCAGAGTTATTAAAACTCAATCAGTATGATGAATTAGAAGAACGGGCAAAAGAACTCTCACGTCAGTTTAAAGCCAGAACGGAAGAACTAGAGCGTTGCTTGGATTCGCTGAAATCTCAACTGCAACAGCGTGAAGCAACTGCCCAAAAACAAGCCGACTTGGAATCCGAAATTAACCAGCTACAACAAGTACAAGCCTTTGATAATATTCAAATACAAAGTTTGCAAGTTGTCCAGCACCAGCGACAAAACTGGGAGCAACAGCTTAATTTTGTCAGACAGCAATATCAGAATCTTACTCAAGACTGCGATCGCCTTCAACAAGAGCACTCAGCCATTGACACCCAGTTCTGTTCTTTAGAAGAACTCTTAAGTCAAGAAGCTGAGATTTCAGCTGGGTACACTCAGTACCAAACTTTGCAATCTCAAGAAGAAGCGATGGGCGCTCAATTTGAAGAATATACTCGTGCCCAACATACACGGCAACAAAAGCAACAGCAGCTCACTAAACAAATTAACGAAATTGAGCGGCAATTACAACACGCCGAGGCACAACTTGCAGCCTTGCAGCAACAAGAGCAAGAACTTCAGCAAACTCTGAGTAAGTCAGATGAAGTAGAAGCTGCTTTAGCACAACTTGCTGCAGCACGCAACCGTGTTGCTCAAATGGATCAGTTACAACTGCAAGTTGCTCCCTTGTTGCAACAACGGGCGACATTACAAAGCCAACTAGATCGTGCTCATGCTGGTTTAGTTGCTCGGCTCGAACAACTCGAAGCAACAGCCAACCAACTGCAACGTCAACACAGACGCCTACCGCAACTCCAACAAGCCGTGATGGAAGTGGCAATGCAAATTGAGGAACTGGAGAAGAAGCGGGTTTATCTGCAACGAGTGCAGGAAAAAGGACAGGAAAGGCGTCACCTCATCGAACGCTTACAGGTTCATCAAAGGGATTTTGAAAAACTGCTAGGAGAACTACAGCAAAAGCTGCAAATGCTCCAGAACCCCAATGCTATCTGTCCTTTGTGTGAGCGTCCACTAGACGAACATCACTGGGATCGTGTCGTGGACAAAACCAAAATAGAGTACAAAGATGCCGAGGATGAATTGTGGATAGTCCGGGAGCGCATGGCGGTTTCAGACAGAGAGATTCAGGTACTTAGGCAGGAATATCGGGAAATATGCCAACAATTGTCTCCTTACGATACCTTACGCGAACAAAGGGGGCAGTTGGCAGCACAATTGCAGGCGACAAGTGATGTCCAACAACAGCTACAACATATTGTCGCCGAAAAGCAGCAATTAGAGCGATCGCTGCAAATGGGTGACTACGCTCATGACACATACGCCGAACTCCAGCAACTAGAGCAATATCTGCAACAACTCAACTACAATGAACAAGACCATGCCCTTGCCCGTAACGAAGTGGAGCGGTGGCGATGGGCAGAAATTAGACTCAGCCAAATTAAAGATGCAGTTAAGCGTCAAGCGCAAATAGAAGCACGAAAACCAGAAATTCAGGCACAAATTACCCAACTACACACGAGAATTCAGCAAGAGGTAACTGAATCTGAATGTGCCAGACAAATTGCTGCCCTTGAGCGTTACATTACTGAAATAGGTTACGTGTCAGAAGAGCATAACAATCTTCGCATGGCTGCACGCAAAGCTCAATCTTGGCAGTTACGCTATCAACAACTTGTAGGGGCGCAGCAGCAGTATCCCCAACTCAAAACAAGATTGCAAGAGTTAGAGGAATCTTTGCAAGGGAGATTGACAGAACGGCAAAAACTTGCTAAACAAATCGAAAACATTGTCCAGCAGCTAGAAGAATCAGCCAACCCATCCGTTCAAATTCAAACATTAGAACAGCAGTTGGCATCGCGTAGACGACAACTCGACGAACAAATTGCCCAGTTGGGACGCTTGCAGCAGTTAGCTCACCAACTGGAAACATTGCAACTTCAGTACGAGCAACAGCAGCAACAACTGCAAGAAACAAGGCGACAACATCGCATATATCAGGAATTATCGCAAGCCTTTGGTAAAAATGGTATCCAAGCATTGATGATTGAGAATGTCTTGCCCCAATTGGAAGTTGAGACAAATCAACTGCTTTCACGCCTGAGTGCAAATCAGTTACACGTTCAATTTGTTACACAAAGAGCCGGAAAGAGTGGTAAGGCAAGCAAGAAAAATACCAAGCTGATAGATACATTGGACATTTTAATTGCTGATGCAAGAGGAACGCGGGCTTATGAGACTTACTCTGGTGGGGAAGCGTTTAGAATTAACTTTGCGATCCGTTTAGCTTTGGCGAAATTATTAGCGCAGCGGGCGGGGGCGGCGTTGCAATTGTTGATTGTGGATGAAGGGTTTGGGACACAAGATGCAGAAGGATGCGATCGCCTGATTGCAGCGATTAATGCGATCGCATCTGATTTTGCCTGCATCCTCACGGTAACTCATATGCCCCACCTTAAAGAAGCCTTTCAAGCCCGGATTGAAGTGAGTAAAACACAGAATGGTTCGCAGTTGCGATTGTCGATTTAA
- a CDS encoding S-layer homology domain-containing protein, translating to MFGHFRWQSGCAAFMALGITAGTLAPLITPTASFAQTSFTDVQSNYWAAEFIQELSQRGVIAGFPDGSFRPEEPVTRAQFAAMIGKAFQKAAERQAVRFYDVPSSYWAESAIQAAYTTGFLSGYPGNRFEPNQNIPREQVLVSLASGLNYGVSGGKESTLQYYNDADNISGYARSPIAAATEKQIVVNYPNVKFLNPKVTATRAQVAAFIYQALVSSGQAAAINSPYIVAIGEPTPPKPVAVTIPEGTVLPVRYEKAEKILVTKDETAPLTLTVAQNVVTDKGTVVIPAGSQVVGELRPVKNKGGSQFVAQKLILTNNQEYQINATSEVITKTETIKRGTNTGGIVKNAALGAGAAAAVSVVTGDKAIATEEVLGGAAIGGLIGLFFGKKSVDLIAIDPDTDLQMTIGQNFQVSLR from the coding sequence ATGTTTGGTCACTTTCGTTGGCAATCTGGATGTGCTGCATTCATGGCTTTGGGCATAACAGCTGGTACGCTCGCACCTCTAATAACACCTACAGCTTCTTTCGCCCAAACAAGTTTTACTGACGTTCAATCTAATTATTGGGCAGCAGAGTTTATTCAAGAACTGTCACAACGGGGCGTTATTGCCGGATTTCCAGATGGCAGCTTCCGCCCAGAAGAACCAGTAACACGCGCTCAATTTGCTGCCATGATTGGTAAAGCTTTCCAAAAAGCAGCAGAACGGCAGGCAGTCAGATTTTACGATGTACCAAGCAGCTATTGGGCAGAGAGTGCGATTCAGGCGGCATATACCACTGGTTTCTTATCTGGATATCCTGGCAATCGTTTCGAGCCTAACCAAAATATTCCCCGCGAACAGGTTTTAGTTTCCCTCGCTAGCGGTTTAAATTACGGCGTTAGCGGTGGTAAGGAAAGCACCCTGCAATATTACAACGACGCTGATAACATTTCTGGCTATGCCCGTAGTCCAATTGCTGCGGCTACTGAGAAACAAATTGTCGTGAACTATCCTAATGTTAAGTTTTTAAATCCGAAAGTAACTGCAACTCGCGCACAAGTAGCAGCTTTTATCTACCAAGCACTGGTGAGCTCAGGTCAAGCCGCAGCGATTAACTCGCCCTACATTGTGGCTATTGGCGAACCGACTCCACCAAAACCAGTAGCGGTGACAATTCCTGAAGGGACTGTTCTTCCTGTACGCTACGAAAAAGCAGAAAAAATTCTTGTCACTAAGGATGAAACAGCGCCTCTAACCCTCACCGTGGCGCAAAACGTCGTCACCGATAAAGGAACTGTGGTCATTCCAGCTGGCAGTCAGGTTGTTGGTGAACTGCGACCCGTTAAAAACAAGGGCGGCTCTCAATTCGTTGCCCAAAAACTCATCCTAACTAACAATCAGGAGTATCAAATCAACGCGACTTCTGAAGTCATTACCAAGACCGAAACTATCAAACGGGGAACCAATACTGGAGGTATTGTTAAGAATGCCGCACTAGGCGCAGGTGCAGCAGCAGCAGTTTCGGTTGTGACTGGTGATAAGGCTATTGCTACAGAAGAAGTTTTGGGTGGTGCTGCGATTGGTGGATTGATTGGTCTATTCTTTGGTAAAAAGAGTGTTGACTTAATCGCCATTGACCCAGATACTGACCTGCAAATGACCATCGGTCAAAACTTTCAGGTTTCACTGAGATAG
- a CDS encoding sensor histidine kinase, producing MFMFASSEFVALCREQLALLAQGLEASLSVVYLTQELIEASTNEAKFIPVLVYPETAVEQQGANALVLSISIPISSSNWDLPSSTSATLERTQHSRHGDVLELKDNRSNRRLLKAAEEFPAPSQEPVTGDAAPPDSTEESLLRGDQIVLPLVHEDVMMGLLVTVKEDRAWNEQERSEIERIAQTLSLACVLDQRRAWLHQQLQQQQILQEKQQDLLDNLLHQLRNPLTALRTFGKLLLKRLRPGDANREVAASIVRESDRLKELLQHFDEVIDLTAEDLGPVALPQKEVLVEANVQKDPKAPLLLPGTGDKEVNCSVLSILEPLLVSARAIAQERNLQLISEIPPNLPLVRTNPKALQEVLSNIIDNALKYTPTGGKILIQTGQEKPLFQGIVISDTGPGIPPQDLEHLGERHYRGVQAQTEIPGTGLGLSIAKQLIEQMQGEIQVFSPALTSLITSPDAPGTTFIIWLPVVSG from the coding sequence ATGTTCATGTTTGCCAGTTCTGAGTTTGTTGCTCTATGCCGAGAGCAATTGGCACTATTAGCCCAAGGGCTGGAAGCATCTTTGAGCGTTGTCTATTTAACGCAAGAATTGATAGAGGCTTCGACAAATGAAGCGAAGTTTATTCCTGTGCTGGTTTACCCAGAAACGGCAGTGGAACAGCAAGGAGCCAATGCTTTGGTATTGTCCATATCAATACCTATTTCAAGCTCTAACTGGGATTTACCTAGCTCAACCTCCGCTACCTTGGAGAGAACACAGCATTCTCGTCACGGGGATGTACTTGAGCTGAAAGACAACCGCTCTAATCGGAGGTTATTGAAAGCAGCAGAGGAATTTCCAGCCCCATCACAAGAACCTGTGACAGGAGATGCAGCACCACCCGATTCAACAGAGGAATCTTTACTCAGAGGTGACCAAATTGTTTTACCTCTTGTCCATGAAGATGTGATGATGGGGTTGCTAGTCACAGTCAAGGAAGACCGAGCATGGAATGAACAAGAAAGGAGTGAAATAGAACGGATCGCCCAAACGTTATCGCTTGCTTGTGTTTTGGATCAGCGTCGAGCATGGTTGCACCAGCAGTTGCAGCAACAACAAATTCTGCAAGAGAAGCAGCAAGATTTACTGGATAATTTATTGCACCAGCTTCGCAATCCATTAACAGCATTGCGAACCTTTGGCAAGCTGTTACTGAAGCGACTGCGACCAGGAGATGCTAACCGGGAGGTAGCGGCTAGTATTGTACGGGAAAGCGATCGCCTCAAAGAATTGTTGCAACACTTTGATGAAGTTATTGACCTGACAGCAGAAGATTTAGGACCAGTAGCGCTACCACAAAAAGAAGTCCTTGTAGAAGCAAACGTGCAGAAAGACCCAAAAGCGCCACTGTTATTACCTGGTACAGGAGACAAAGAAGTGAATTGTTCTGTACTGTCTATATTAGAACCATTGTTAGTGTCAGCCAGAGCGATCGCTCAAGAGAGAAATTTGCAACTCATATCTGAAATTCCTCCTAACTTACCTCTAGTACGCACTAACCCCAAAGCATTACAAGAGGTATTAAGCAATATCATTGACAATGCTTTAAAATATACTCCCACTGGCGGCAAGATTTTAATCCAAACGGGGCAAGAAAAACCATTATTTCAGGGAATTGTCATCAGTGATACTGGTCCTGGCATTCCACCACAAGATTTAGAGCATCTTGGAGAGCGTCATTACCGAGGTGTTCAAGCTCAGACGGAAATTCCTGGCACGGGGTTGGGATTATCAATTGCCAAACAGCTCATAGAGCAAATGCAGGGCGAAATACAAGTTTTCAGCCCTGCTCTTACCTCGCTTATTACATCACCTGATGCGCCGGGAACAACCTTTATTATTTGGTTACCTGTTGTGAGTGGTTAG
- a CDS encoding DUF3155 domain-containing protein → MARRRKRKSRRRQEGRRILEHVPQFSIESGEDKPVTAARKFIQAEGILPPALLLVKRNEHTTDRYFWAEKGLFGAQYVEENHFLFPSLRVLETSPAQEQLAVASH, encoded by the coding sequence TTGGCAAGGAGACGCAAGAGGAAGAGCCGTCGTCGCCAAGAAGGACGGCGAATTTTAGAGCACGTACCTCAATTTAGCATCGAAAGCGGCGAAGATAAACCTGTGACAGCAGCTAGAAAATTCATTCAAGCTGAAGGGATCTTGCCACCCGCGTTGCTACTTGTAAAGCGAAATGAACACACAACAGACCGTTATTTCTGGGCAGAAAAGGGTCTATTTGGTGCTCAATACGTTGAAGAGAACCACTTCTTATTCCCTAGCCTGAGAGTGCTTGAAACTTCTCCAGCTCAGGAGCAACTAGCTGTTGCTAGTCATTGA
- a CDS encoding cofactor assembly of complex C subunit B, which produces MDTATLPSTLLLTFLLSVGLFFFIRASTKDRTETAQLICEQDEATLMPQLKEYFQTRSYRVAAVDPKQNQVTFEGFVRPSWFLAVFLTLLAAAGILCLSLVLSLLFPSLNTVLPGMLLLSPLSGVFYWTKAGKLEKVSLKVEATQSNQHSPSKITVTAHRDELIELRRALGLKSCE; this is translated from the coding sequence TTATCGGTGGGGCTATTTTTCTTTATTCGTGCCTCTACCAAAGACCGCACAGAAACAGCACAACTGATTTGCGAGCAAGACGAAGCTACTTTAATGCCTCAATTGAAGGAGTATTTCCAAACACGGTCTTACCGAGTAGCAGCGGTAGACCCGAAACAAAACCAAGTAACTTTTGAAGGCTTTGTTAGACCTAGCTGGTTTTTAGCTGTGTTTTTAACACTCTTAGCTGCTGCTGGTATTCTTTGTTTATCACTGGTTTTGTCACTACTTTTTCCTAGCCTGAATACGGTTTTGCCTGGGATGCTTCTGCTCTCGCCTTTGAGTGGTGTTTTTTATTGGACAAAAGCTGGAAAACTCGAGAAGGTGTCGTTGAAGGTGGAAGCAACTCAAAGCAACCAGCACTCTCCAAGTAAAATCACTGTAACCGCCCATCGAGATGAACTCATTGAGCTACGAAGGGCGTTGGGATTAAAAAGTTGTGAATAG